In Flavobacterium luteolum, the DNA window TCGTATAAACGTAATGTATCAGCACCGTATTCTGCGCAGATATCATCTGGAGTTACAACATTATAGTAGGATTTCGACATTTTTTCAACCTCGCGTCCTACAATGTATTTTCCGTTTTCATCAAAAATAAATTCTGCTGTATTGAAATCTTCTCTCCAAGCTTTGAACTTTTCGATATTTAATTCATCCGAAGAATTTACAAAATGAACGTCAACACGAATTGGCTGTACATTTTGACCTTCGATTTTATTTTTAGATACAAAAGTATTTGTTCCTTCTAATCTGTAAACATAAGCCGTCGTACCCAAAATCATTCCCTGATTGATCAGTTTTTTGAATGGTTCTTCGGTTGGAGCAAAACCTTTGTCTTTTAAGAATTTATTCCAAAAACGAGAATACAACAAGTGACCTGTAGCGTGCTCACTTCCTCCAATGTATAAATCTACATTCTCCCAGTAAGCCAAAGCTTCCTTGCTTGCAAATTCATTTTCATTGTGCGCATCCATATAACGCATCCAATACCATGAACTTCCCGCCCAACCCGGCATTGTATTCAATTCCAAAGGAAAAATCGAAACATTATCAACTAAATCAGTTGCAACAACTTTATTTTGTTTTGTATCCCAAGCCCAAACTGCAGCGTTTCCTAATGGAGGCAAACCGTCTTCTGTTGGTAAATATTTCTCTACTTCTGGCAAAATAATTGGCAAATGCTGTGTATCGATCATTTTAGGCAATCCGTTCACATAATAAACAGGGAACGGCTCTCCCCAATAACGCTGACGAGAGAAAACAGCATCACGCAAACGATAATTGGTTTTACCTTTTCCTTGTCCAATTTCTTCTAACTTATAAATTGCTTTTGCTGTCGCGTCTTTATAATTTAATCCGTTTAAGAAATCAGAAGCTGTGATTTCAACATTGTCTTTTGATCCGTAAGCTGCTTCAGAAATATCAACATTTGCGAAGATATTTTTGATTTCCTGCATTCCGTTCTGACCTTTAAAGAAATTAGCAAAAGCATAATCTCTTTCGTCTCCGCAAGGAACCGCCATTACAGCACCAGTTCCGTAACCTGCCAAAACATAATCACCAATCCAAACTGGAATAGCTTCTTTTGTAAAAGGATGTTCAGCATAAGCTCCAGTGAAAACTCCTGAAATGGTTTTTACATCGGCCATACGCTCACGCTCCGAACGTTTTGCTGTTTTTTCGATATACGCTTCAACTGCTTCTTTTTGTTCTGGAGTTGTAATTTTAGCAACCAAATCATGTTCTGGTGCCAAAGTCATAAAAGTAACTCCGAAAATTGTATCAGGACGCGTAGTAAAAACTTCGATTACCTCATCATGATTTTTCACATTAAAAGTTACCAAAGCTCCAACCGATTTCCCGATCCAGTTTCTTTGAGACTCTTTGATTGACTCACTCCAATCGATATCATTTAGACCCTGAAGCAAGCGTTCGGCATAAGCAGAAATTCGCATACTCCATTGTGTCATTTTTTTTCTTATAACAGGAAAGCCTCCACGTTCTGAAACTCCGTTTACAATTTCGTCATTTGCCAAAACAGTTCCTAAGCCTGGACACCAGTTTACTTCGGTTTCTGCCAAATACGTCATTCTGTATTGCAACAAGATTTTCTCTTTTTGTTCTTCAGAATAAGAGTTCCATTCATCAGCAGTAAAAATCGCAACATTATCGTCGCAAACTGCTTCAACCAATGCATTTCCACTTTCTTCAAAAACAATTACAAGCTCCGAAATATCAAATGCTTTTCCTTGTTTTCTGCAATACCAAGAATTGAACAATTGGATAAAAATCCATTGTGTATGCTTGTAATAATCAGGATTTGATGTACGCACTTCACGAGCCCAATCAAATGAGAATCCGATTTTGTCTAATTGTTTTCTGTAACCCGCAATTTGTTTTCCTTCTTTGTCTACTCCACCATCAATATTTACGCGCGTTGTATCTTCAGGACGTTGTCCTGTCTGAATCGCATATTGTTCTGCTGGCAATCCGAAACTATCGTATCCCATTGGATGCAAAACATTGAAACCTTGATGTCTCTTGAAACGAGAATACACATCTGAAGCTATATAACCCAGCGGGTGCCCAACATGCAGTCCTGCTCCAGATGGATAAGGAAACATATCGAGAACATAATGTTTCGGCTTTTCAGAGTTATTCTTTGCTGCAAAAGTTTGATTTTCTGCCCAATATTTTTGCCATTTGGCTTCAATTTCGTTTGGATTGTACTTCATTTCTAAGTGACTAAGATTCTAAGTTACTAAGGTTCTAAGCTTTTCACTAAATTAATTAAGCCGCAAATTTACATTTATTGCGGATTGTAGCAAAGCTATTTCACTGACAAACAAATAAAATAACAAAATACTTATTTTTAATTACGTAAAAATACTTATGTTTGCATTTTAATACTTAGAAAATATATTGCGGAGACAGAATACTTTTATCAGAAAAGAATTATTTTTGAATAGCATTTAAAAAATCAAAATGGCTGACAGTAAAAAATATAGCGTCGAAGTTCGTGTTTGGATTGAAGAAGCTGAAGGCGCTTTTCTTGGAATAGGAAAAATCTGGTTATTGGAAAACAT includes these proteins:
- the leuS gene encoding leucine--tRNA ligase; amino-acid sequence: MKYNPNEIEAKWQKYWAENQTFAAKNNSEKPKHYVLDMFPYPSGAGLHVGHPLGYIASDVYSRFKRHQGFNVLHPMGYDSFGLPAEQYAIQTGQRPEDTTRVNIDGGVDKEGKQIAGYRKQLDKIGFSFDWAREVRTSNPDYYKHTQWIFIQLFNSWYCRKQGKAFDISELVIVFEESGNALVEAVCDDNVAIFTADEWNSYSEEQKEKILLQYRMTYLAETEVNWCPGLGTVLANDEIVNGVSERGGFPVIRKKMTQWSMRISAYAERLLQGLNDIDWSESIKESQRNWIGKSVGALVTFNVKNHDEVIEVFTTRPDTIFGVTFMTLAPEHDLVAKITTPEQKEAVEAYIEKTAKRSERERMADVKTISGVFTGAYAEHPFTKEAIPVWIGDYVLAGYGTGAVMAVPCGDERDYAFANFFKGQNGMQEIKNIFANVDISEAAYGSKDNVEITASDFLNGLNYKDATAKAIYKLEEIGQGKGKTNYRLRDAVFSRQRYWGEPFPVYYVNGLPKMIDTQHLPIILPEVEKYLPTEDGLPPLGNAAVWAWDTKQNKVVATDLVDNVSIFPLELNTMPGWAGSSWYWMRYMDAHNENEFASKEALAYWENVDLYIGGSEHATGHLLYSRFWNKFLKDKGFAPTEEPFKKLINQGMILGTTAYVYRLEGTNTFVSKNKIEGQNVQPIRVDVHFVNSSDELNIEKFKAWREDFNTAEFIFDENGKYIVGREVEKMSKSYYNVVTPDDICAEYGADTLRLYEMFLGPLEQAKPWNTAGISGVFGFLKKLWRLYFDDNGLIVNNDEPTKDNLKSLHKTIKKVAEDIENFSFNTSVSQFMICVNELSSQNCHSRAILEPLAILVSPYAPHIAEELWAQLGHTTSISEVAFPAFEAKHLVETNKEYPVSFNGKMRFTIELPLDLTAAQIEEIVMKDERTQKHLDGRTPNKVIIVPGKIINLVG